From Aegilops tauschii subsp. strangulata cultivar AL8/78 chromosome 5, Aet v6.0, whole genome shotgun sequence:
ttaggattgggtcttgttcatcacatcattctcctaatgatgtgatcccgttatcaatgacatccaatgtccatggtcaggaaaccataaccatctattgatcaacgagctagtcaactagaggcttactagggacatgttgtggtctatgtattcacacatgtattacggtttccaattaatacaattatagcatgaacaatagacaattatcatgaacaaggaaatacaataataaccattttattattgcctctagggcatatttccaacatcgaGGTGTACACACGATGAGTGACAGGATCATAGCACCGGTAACCTTTAGTGTTGGGGTGGTAGCCAAGGAAGACGCATGGGACGGATCGGGGTGCGAGCTTGTGTGGCGTGGTGGACGCGGTGCTAGGATAACAGAGACACCTAAAGATGCGGAGACCATCATAGGATGGTGGTGTACCGAAGAGAAGGTGGTGAGGGGCGTAGTTCCACCGAGGACGACACGGACGAATGTTAACTAAAAGAGTGTCGGTGGCGAGAGCATCGGGCCAGAACCGAGCGGGCACATTAGCGTGAAAGAGCAATGTGCGAACGCAGTCATTAAGAGTGCGGAGAATGCGCTCGGCACGGCCGTTCTGCTGTGAGGTGTAGGGGCAAGTCAGACGGAAGATGGTGCCGTGAGAGGCGAGAAGTGAGCGAAGAGCGACGTTGTCAAACTTTTTTCTGTTATCAGTTTGGAGTGCAAGTATGGGGCGACCGAACTGAGTGGTGACATAGGAATAAAAGACGGTGAGTGTGGCTAAAGCATCAGATTTACAACGAAAAGGAAAAGTCCACACACAATGAGAATAATCATCTAAAATCACCAAATAGTATAGATAGCCCGTGTTACTCGCAACGGGAgacgtccaaacatcactatgaatCAACTGAAACGAAAAAGTGGAAACTGAAGTAGACGCACTAAAGGGAAGACGGACGTACTTGCCCAAACGACAAGCCTCACAAGTATGCTCGTCGAGCTTATTACATGAGAAAGAAAAACTCCTAAGAATCTGACGCAAAACGGCGGGGTTGGGGTGGCCCAAGCGAGCATGCCAAAGGTCGAAGCCTGCGAAGAGGGCGACGCGTGTGGAAGTGGAGGTGCCGGCGTGCACGGGATAAAGCTCATCAGGGCTATCACATCGGTGAAGCACCATCCGGGTACGGGCGTCCTTCACAGAAAAACCAACACCGTCAAATTCAATAGTAAGAGGATTCTCACGAGTAAGACGGCGAACGGAGACTAAGCTAGTGACTAAGTCAGGTGAAACAAGAACATTAGACATAGTGGTAGGTGTGGAATTAGAAGGAAAACTAGTGCTACCGACATGGGTGACAGGTAAAGAGGAACCGTTGCCAACGGTGATACGAGTAGGAGTGTGAACTGGAGTTAAAGGGGATAGGTTACCGGGATGAGCTGTCATGTGTGCAGTAGCACccgagtccatgtaccagtcGCCTCCACCACCATAGTTGCTCGGCGACGGTGCCGAGTGTAGGGCGGCTAGGAGGGCTGGGTCCCACGGTGCAGGTGCCGGCGGCGACGGCTGGCCTCCATAGGGCGGCACCTGGGCGGGCGCGTCGTAGCCACCGAGGGGTGGCGGCGAGAGCAGGACACCGTAGGGCTGGTAGGGGGCGCCGACGAATGCCTGGTGACCCGCTGGACGGGGGCCAAGGAGACCCGATGCAGGAGCCGGCGGGACGGGCATGTGATAGGCGTGGACGACGCCCGTCCACGGGTTCTGCCCGGCGATCCACGGTGGAGGCGGCTGCTGGTAGTGGGGCGCCCCCTATGCTCGGCGCCTGCTGCTGCTGGCGGCGGCCCCCGCCACCCCGCCTGTTGCGCCGGCCCCCGCTACCTTGCGGCTGCTGGGGAGGTGCGGGGGGCGCGGGTTGGcgaggggcggccggaggagcGGGGCCGCCGCGGGTGGTACCGGCGGAGAGAGCGGTGTGCTGCACCCGCTGCTTCAGCTTCGTCATCCGGCGCTCCTCAAGTTTGAGGTACGCGACGACGCGCTGGAAAGTGGGTTGCGGTAGCAGGGTGAGGTTGGACGCCGCGTGGCCGAAGTCCTCATTAAAAACGGCAGTGAGGGTGCTCAGCATGAGGTCGTCAGAGACCTTAGCGCCGATGTTGCGGAGCTCGTCGGCGAGCATCTTAAGCCTCATGCAGTACTCGTCGATGGTGGAGTTGTCCTGGTGACAGCCGAAGAACTCCTGCTGCAAGAAAACAAGGCACTGAAGTTTGTTGTCGGTGAAGAGCGCGTTGATCTTTGCCCACACGGTGCAGGCgtcgtcgtcctcggcgacgaCCGTGTGAAAGATGTCCTTCGAGACCGTCTGATAGAACCAACAGATGATCGTGACCTCAATGGCGGACCACTCCGGGTCGCCGCACATGTACGCGCTGTCCACGGACCCGTCGATATGCTCGGTGAGATAGTACTCACGTAAGACAAGGTTGAAGTAGGTCTTCCACGTGTAGTACGACGTGCTGGAGCTGTCGAGACGGATAGGGACCCGGGCCTCAATGTTGAGATCACGCATGGCGGCAGCGGAGGGCTCGGGGCCAGCGAACGGGTTGGACGAGTGAGTCATGGAGGAGCCGGGGGACGATGGCCACGACATGGCGGCGGCGTGCGGGAGCGAAGGGGGCGGCAAGGGTTAGGGTTTTGGGGAGGAGGCAGGAGGTGGCATCAGCGGCGAGTGGTGCGGCTGCGGCAGCAGGGTGGCGGCACGGGCGCGAGAGGGGGAGGCGCGGGTGCAGCGGCGGGGAATGTCGGGCGCGACAGggggcagcagcggcggcgcagAGAAGGGAGCGCGGCGGCAGCGGCACGGGGCGCGCGGGGCGGAAGCGATCACGAGAGGCGGCGGCACGGGGTAGGAGGgagaggggcgcggcggcggcaggcgaggtggtggggtgcggcggcggtgttgcg
This genomic window contains:
- the LOC109787143 gene encoding uncharacterized protein, producing the protein MSWPSSPGSSMTHSSNPFAGPEPSAAAMRDLNIEARVPIRLDSSSTSYYTWKTYFNLVLREYYLTEHIDGSVDSAYMCGDPEWSAIEVTIICWFYQTVSKDIFHTVVAEDDDACTVWAKINALFTDNKLQCLVFLQQEFFGCHQDNSTIDEYCMRLKMLADELRNIGAKVSDDLMLSTLTAVFNEDFGHAASNLTLLPQPTFQRVVAYLKLEERRMTKLKQRVQHTALSAGTTRGGPAPPAAPRQPAPPAPPQQPQGRPYPDGASPM